In one window of Candidatus Izemoplasma sp. DNA:
- a CDS encoding PfkB family carbohydrate kinase, producing the protein MNQKKSVLSKLKKKDPKSLNMVIGFDGFIDEIIDVVDKRQNSKDYVRIDTIKELATRIDRAANLSTNIELVPKIKKIGGNGPIMCKALSEHGSNITYLGALGFPSIDDVFRSLSNNVSLLSFANNGHTDALEFDDGKLMLGKMSSLNDVTYENLLNILPKEKLITLLNKSDLFATVNWSMLPNMTELWTSLIDEILPQMNNKKRFLFIDLADPEKRENKTIIQALTLLKSFKSKFKVVLGLNKKEAYDIAKIYRLFNEKACDNMRIPLEDIAHALYNALQLDTLVIHPVEMACCVVNNTYYEVDGPYTEKPKLTTGAGDNFNAGFMLGQLLEMSPEESLITGVATSGFYVRKAKSPNFKELQTFINDWNNDKI; encoded by the coding sequence ATGAATCAAAAGAAAAGTGTCCTTTCAAAGTTAAAAAAGAAGGACCCTAAATCATTAAATATGGTTATTGGTTTTGATGGATTTATCGATGAAATTATTGATGTTGTGGATAAAAGACAAAATAGTAAAGACTATGTACGTATCGACACAATTAAAGAACTTGCCACAAGAATTGATCGTGCAGCTAACTTATCAACAAATATTGAATTAGTGCCTAAAATTAAAAAAATTGGTGGAAATGGACCAATAATGTGCAAGGCATTAAGTGAGCATGGAAGTAATATCACGTATTTAGGTGCACTAGGTTTTCCCTCAATTGATGATGTTTTTAGATCTTTATCGAATAATGTATCCTTGTTGTCTTTTGCCAATAATGGGCATACAGATGCGCTTGAATTCGATGATGGTAAATTAATGCTCGGTAAGATGTCGAGTTTAAATGATGTAACTTATGAGAATTTATTGAATATTTTACCAAAAGAAAAACTTATTACACTTTTAAATAAGAGTGATTTGTTCGCAACGGTAAATTGGTCAATGTTGCCTAACATGACTGAGTTATGGACTTCTTTAATTGATGAAATACTACCGCAAATGAATAACAAAAAACGGTTCTTGTTTATCGATTTGGCAGACCCCGAAAAACGAGAAAACAAGACCATCATTCAAGCTCTAACATTACTTAAATCGTTTAAAAGTAAATTTAAAGTTGTCCTTGGTCTCAACAAAAAAGAAGCTTATGACATCGCAAAAATATATCGTCTATTTAATGAAAAAGCTTGTGATAATATGAGAATCCCTTTAGAAGATATTGCTCATGCGTTATATAATGCGCTACAATTAGATACATTGGTTATTCATCCTGTAGAAATGGCATGTTGTGTTGTTAACAATACATATTATGAAGTTGATGGGCCTTACACTGAAAAACCAAAACTAACTACTGGTGCTGGAGATAACTTTAATGCTGGTTTCATGTTAGGTCAATTATTAGAAATGTCTCCAGAAGAAAGCCTAATTACTGGTGTTGCAACAAGTGGTTTTTATGTAAGAAAGGCTAAAAGCCCTAATTTCAAAGAGTTACAAACCTTCATTAATGATTGGAACAATGATAAAATATAA
- a CDS encoding indolepyruvate oxidoreductase subunit beta, translating into MTQSIKLVGVGGQGTILAAKVICDALINAGYDVKMSEIHGMSQRGGSVSSEIRFGDNVFSPVIEKGKADVLIAFELMEAERAIDYLSGDGLLIVNNHKINSMVTLNGKVPYPSGIVEDLKSKVHTIVINASEQAKALGNAKVMNIMMLGALVNAYQLNNLDIEAAIEHTVKEKYIGLNKKAFNKGKEL; encoded by the coding sequence ATGACACAATCAATTAAACTTGTTGGAGTAGGCGGACAAGGAACCATCCTAGCAGCAAAAGTAATATGTGATGCGTTAATCAACGCTGGATATGATGTTAAAATGAGTGAAATTCATGGTATGAGCCAAAGGGGTGGCAGTGTCTCTTCAGAGATTCGATTTGGTGACAATGTATTTTCCCCTGTTATAGAGAAAGGAAAAGCAGATGTGCTAATCGCATTTGAATTGATGGAAGCTGAACGCGCTATTGATTATTTATCTGGCGACGGGCTCTTAATTGTGAATAATCATAAAATTAATTCAATGGTAACATTGAATGGGAAAGTACCATATCCTAGTGGTATCGTTGAAGATTTAAAAAGCAAAGTTCACACAATTGTTATAAATGCTTCTGAACAAGCTAAAGCATTAGGCAATGCCAAAGTAATGAATATTATGATGTTAGGGGCATTGGTTAATGCTTATCAGTTAAATAATCTTGATATAGAAGCGGCTATTGAGCATACAGTTAAAGAAAAATATATAGGTTTAAACAAAAAAGCATTCAATAAAGGTAAAGAACTATAA
- the iorA gene encoding indolepyruvate ferredoxin oxidoreductase subunit alpha has product MRKLLTGNEAIARGAYEAGVHFASAYPGTPSTEILENVGLYDEIIAEWAPNEKVALETVIGASIAGGRALAAMKHVGVNVAADPLFTFAYTGVNGGAVLISADEPGMHSSQNEQDNRNYAKFAKIPMLEPSSSQEAKDMVKIAFELSERFDTIVMIRLTTRVCHSKSMVTLEDRLTVQPKKYEKNFNKYVAVPAIGRQLRHKVEDRLNKLKIFTDETNLNMVVDNNQSKGVIVSGMAYQFAQEALGDTVNYLKLGFTHPLPKEKIDDFCQQHETVYVIEENDPYIESFAKELGHKVIGRDVFPYTGELTPDVIRRAILSQNIESLTVNEDKVVNRPPTFCSGCPHRGFFYELGKKRKKIIVAGDIGCYSLAVGQPYDMMDWLICMGAAYSTGHGAQTITDLKKDDDRRLVSVMGDSTFFHTGINSLLNTVYNGGKTINIILDNRITGMTGQQDNPGSGYKLQGDSAQIGDIKAICKALGIKHVKKINPNDLDEVKATINWALELDEMSVIITNWPCVLKKRYKEEDFETYKDMWQTQDTVLQDTCTGCKACLRSGCPSLVFDKEKGKMSIDKTTCVGCDVCLQICPFDAIVKVGETA; this is encoded by the coding sequence ATGAGGAAATTATTAACTGGAAACGAGGCTATTGCTCGAGGAGCATATGAAGCAGGTGTTCATTTTGCCAGTGCTTACCCAGGAACACCATCTACAGAAATTTTAGAAAACGTTGGATTATATGATGAAATTATAGCTGAATGGGCGCCAAATGAGAAAGTTGCGCTAGAAACAGTTATCGGGGCTAGTATTGCCGGTGGAAGAGCTCTTGCGGCGATGAAACATGTCGGTGTTAATGTTGCGGCTGATCCGTTATTTACATTCGCTTACACAGGTGTAAACGGAGGTGCAGTACTGATTAGTGCTGATGAACCCGGTATGCATTCAAGTCAAAATGAACAAGATAATCGAAATTATGCTAAATTTGCAAAAATCCCTATGCTTGAGCCATCATCATCACAAGAAGCTAAAGATATGGTTAAAATTGCGTTTGAACTTAGTGAACGATTTGACACGATTGTGATGATTCGGTTAACAACTCGTGTATGTCACTCAAAAAGCATGGTGACACTTGAAGATAGACTAACTGTCCAACCTAAAAAATATGAGAAGAACTTTAATAAATATGTTGCTGTTCCTGCCATTGGAAGACAATTACGGCACAAAGTAGAAGACCGTTTGAATAAATTAAAAATCTTCACTGATGAGACCAACTTAAATATGGTTGTAGATAATAACCAATCAAAGGGTGTTATTGTTTCTGGTATGGCTTATCAGTTTGCTCAAGAAGCATTGGGAGATACTGTTAATTATTTAAAACTTGGATTCACTCACCCATTACCTAAGGAAAAAATTGATGATTTTTGTCAACAACATGAGACAGTTTATGTCATTGAAGAGAATGATCCTTATATTGAATCGTTTGCTAAAGAATTAGGGCACAAAGTCATTGGTAGAGATGTTTTCCCTTATACAGGAGAACTTACCCCAGATGTCATAAGACGCGCAATTCTAAGTCAAAATATAGAGAGTCTAACAGTCAACGAAGATAAAGTTGTCAATCGTCCTCCAACATTCTGTAGTGGATGCCCTCATAGAGGATTTTTCTATGAACTTGGAAAAAAACGTAAGAAGATCATTGTAGCTGGAGATATTGGTTGCTATAGTTTAGCTGTAGGGCAGCCTTATGACATGATGGATTGGTTAATATGTATGGGTGCTGCTTATTCTACAGGGCATGGTGCACAAACTATCACGGACTTAAAAAAAGATGATGATAGACGATTGGTTTCGGTTATGGGAGATAGTACGTTTTTCCATACAGGAATTAACTCATTGTTAAACACTGTTTATAACGGTGGAAAGACAATAAATATCATTCTTGATAATCGTATTACCGGGATGACTGGACAACAAGATAATCCTGGAAGTGGATACAAGTTACAAGGTGATTCAGCTCAAATTGGTGACATTAAGGCAATCTGTAAAGCACTTGGGATAAAGCATGTTAAAAAGATTAATCCAAATGATTTAGATGAAGTAAAAGCCACAATCAATTGGGCCTTAGAACTAGATGAAATGTCAGTCATTATCACGAATTGGCCTTGTGTGCTAAAAAAACGGTATAAAGAGGAAGATTTTGAGACATATAAAGATATGTGGCAGACCCAAGATACTGTCTTGCAAGACACATGTACTGGATGCAAAGCCTGCTTAAGAAGTGGTTGTCCATCTCTAGTCTTTGACAAGGAGAAAGGCAAGATGTCGATAGATAAAACGACATGTGTTGGCTGTGATGTATGTTTGCAAATATGTCCATTTGATGCGATTGTAAAAGTAGGTGAGACCGCATGA
- a CDS encoding fructose-bisphosphatase class III, which translates to MKYFVISDIHGFYDAMIASLNNEGYEAHEKNHHLYVLGDMFDRGDQSKEVLEYLYNAHKKGMADILLGNHDVFLIEFLEGDYQRAWFNINHNGTDKTLFSLSGLVPKKHNLEKIQDVIHKRYPYLLSWLKSLPLYFELGEYIFVHGGIDPSKGDWKEMSQDDYVWTREITCDPIPNRTVVAGHHRVATIREPGANYRQLFKTNPSAFDILYRSGKILIDRFVEISNELNVLVIEA; encoded by the coding sequence ATGAAATATTTTGTGATAAGTGACATTCATGGTTTTTATGACGCTATGATAGCTTCTTTAAACAATGAAGGATATGAGGCTCATGAAAAGAATCATCATTTGTATGTTTTAGGTGACATGTTTGACCGTGGAGATCAATCTAAAGAAGTTTTAGAATATTTATATAATGCTCATAAAAAAGGAATGGCAGACATACTTCTAGGAAATCATGATGTATTTTTAATTGAATTCTTAGAAGGAGATTATCAGCGTGCATGGTTTAACATTAATCATAATGGTACTGATAAAACACTCTTTAGTTTATCTGGTTTAGTACCAAAGAAACATAATCTTGAAAAGATACAAGATGTAATACATAAACGATATCCATATTTACTTTCGTGGTTGAAGTCACTTCCATTGTATTTTGAGCTAGGGGAATACATCTTTGTTCATGGTGGCATTGATCCATCAAAAGGAGATTGGAAAGAGATGTCCCAAGATGATTACGTATGGACAAGAGAAATTACCTGTGACCCTATTCCTAATAGGACAGTCGTAGCTGGACATCATCGTGTTGCAACAATCAGGGAACCCGGGGCAAATTATAGGCAACTATTTAAAACAAACCCTAGCGCATTTGATATTTTATACCGTTCTGGCAAAATACTTATCGATCGCTTTGTAGAGATATCGAATGAATTGAATGTATTGGTCATTGAAGCTTAG
- a CDS encoding 5'/3'-nucleotidase SurE, giving the protein MQILLTNDDGIDSEKLQYTRSVLEDYGEVYLVAPQQQQSAKSMSLTIGEFRYVKVDDYTYAIEGTPVDCVNFAIHGLKLQPDLVVSGVNDGYNLGIDTRYSGTVGACLQAQYFNYNTIALSADKRGNKILKEELKNTLEYIFDNNLLSPNHTLNINFPREKFESSKGIIEGRTYYRSFHYEGVLKDDTFYPNRQYKPYKEYPEDTDISAYMKGYISICPIKV; this is encoded by the coding sequence ATGCAAATATTACTAACAAATGATGATGGAATTGATTCAGAAAAATTACAATATACTCGATCTGTACTAGAAGATTATGGTGAGGTGTATTTAGTCGCCCCACAACAACAACAAAGTGCGAAAAGTATGTCATTAACAATTGGTGAATTCCGTTATGTAAAAGTTGATGATTATACCTATGCAATAGAAGGAACGCCAGTTGACTGTGTGAATTTCGCAATTCATGGATTAAAGTTACAACCTGACTTAGTAGTCTCTGGTGTTAATGATGGGTATAATTTAGGAATTGATACAAGATATTCCGGGACAGTTGGTGCTTGCTTGCAAGCACAGTATTTCAATTACAATACCATTGCCTTAAGTGCTGATAAACGGGGTAATAAAATACTAAAAGAAGAATTAAAAAACACTTTAGAATATATATTTGACAATAATTTATTGTCACCAAACCATACCTTGAATATTAACTTTCCAAGGGAAAAGTTCGAGTCATCAAAAGGCATAATAGAGGGTCGTACTTACTATCGATCATTCCATTATGAAGGCGTTTTAAAAGATGATACTTTTTATCCCAATCGACAATATAAACCGTATAAAGAATACCCTGAAGATACTGATATTTCAGCGTATATGAAGGGATATATTTCCATCTGCCCAATCAAAGTATAG
- a CDS encoding nucleotide pyrophosphohydrolase, which yields MQDIIDKIIAFRDARGWDENDKPENLAKSIIIEAAELLENYQWGKEHADMENVKEEIADVVIYSFALAHDLGFDMAKIIDEKLEKNAIKYPLKK from the coding sequence ATGCAAGATATAATTGATAAAATTATAGCATTTCGAGATGCTAGGGGATGGGATGAAAATGATAAACCTGAAAATCTTGCGAAATCAATCATTATTGAAGCTGCAGAATTATTAGAAAATTATCAATGGGGAAAAGAACATGCAGATATGGAAAATGTGAAAGAAGAGATAGCCGATGTTGTAATATACTCTTTTGCCTTAGCGCATGATTTAGGCTTTGATATGGCTAAAATAATTGATGAAAAACTTGAAAAGAATGCTATCAAATATCCATTAAAAAAATAA
- a CDS encoding mechanosensitive ion channel family protein: MLSIGDSIAQLVSEYTQLNETLAKITVTGIMIVVWIIIGMIASKILSIIISKSLKVKNSNPARAETVANLLSSVFKYVIWFIVIMVVLGELNVDITPFIASAGVLGLAIGFGAQEIVRDFISGFFVIVDGEFNVGDVVESDGFKGTVKTIGLRTTTLQNWKGETKIINNGNLGNIINYSTNNSTAVVDFGVAYDTDLPKLYELMPGLMDQIEKDYDDIVEKPTFLGVTELADSSINMRIIAKTNTMKHFQVERDIRRDVVLHCNENDIEIPFPQVVVHNAKD; this comes from the coding sequence ATGTTAAGTATTGGTGATTCAATTGCCCAACTAGTGAGTGAGTATACACAACTCAATGAGACACTAGCTAAAATTACTGTGACTGGAATAATGATAGTCGTATGGATTATTATAGGTATGATAGCCTCAAAAATTCTATCCATCATTATTTCTAAATCATTAAAAGTTAAGAATAGTAATCCTGCAAGAGCAGAAACAGTAGCAAATTTGCTCTCGAGTGTGTTTAAATATGTTATTTGGTTTATTGTAATCATGGTAGTATTAGGTGAATTAAACGTTGATATTACACCGTTTATTGCGTCCGCAGGTGTTTTAGGTTTAGCAATAGGGTTTGGAGCTCAAGAAATCGTTCGTGACTTTATTAGTGGATTCTTTGTTATCGTTGACGGTGAGTTTAATGTTGGAGATGTTGTTGAATCAGATGGATTCAAAGGAACGGTTAAAACGATTGGACTCAGAACAACAACTTTACAGAATTGGAAGGGTGAAACAAAGATTATTAATAATGGTAATCTTGGTAATATCATCAACTATTCTACTAATAATAGCACCGCAGTTGTAGATTTTGGTGTAGCGTATGATACAGATTTGCCAAAACTTTATGAACTTATGCCGGGATTAATGGATCAAATAGAAAAAGATTATGATGATATTGTTGAAAAGCCCACATTCTTAGGTGTAACCGAATTAGCTGATTCGAGTATAAATATGAGAATTATTGCAAAGACCAATACAATGAAACACTTTCAAGTAGAAAGAGACATCAGACGAGATGTTGTTTTACACTGTAATGAAAATGATATTGAAATTCCATTCCCTCAGGTAGTTGTCCATAATGCAAAAGATTAA
- a CDS encoding ParB/RepB/Spo0J family partition protein — MKDKNNLGRTFSDLIAENETYVTGNEEIVDVSIDEIKANPGQPRTVFDELKLKELANSIKQHGILQPIILKPAAQGYILVAGERRVRAAELAGLKEVPAIVREYNEKYLPELAMLENIQREDLSPIEEAIAFQKIIENTHITHQELGEKIGKSRVYVTNIIGLLNLPTVVMDAVNTEEISMGHARALSKLNNLNFCLELFARIKQEHLTVRDTESIIRKYKTNDEDIISEETLNKAKRFISSRFNDIKVSVKHNKITMRYKTEKQLQKIINSFKDE, encoded by the coding sequence GTGAAAGATAAAAATAATTTAGGGAGAACGTTCAGTGATCTTATTGCGGAGAATGAGACATATGTGACTGGTAATGAAGAAATTGTCGATGTATCGATAGATGAAATCAAGGCAAATCCGGGGCAACCTAGAACGGTTTTTGATGAGCTTAAGTTGAAAGAGTTGGCAAATTCTATCAAGCAACATGGGATTTTACAACCGATCATTCTCAAACCAGCTGCACAAGGATATATTTTAGTCGCAGGTGAAAGACGAGTTCGAGCAGCTGAATTAGCTGGCTTAAAAGAAGTGCCAGCGATTGTTCGTGAATATAATGAAAAGTATTTACCTGAACTAGCAATGCTTGAGAATATTCAAAGAGAAGATTTATCACCAATTGAAGAAGCAATTGCATTCCAAAAAATAATTGAAAATACACATATTACCCATCAAGAACTTGGTGAAAAAATTGGTAAAAGTCGTGTATATGTTACTAATATTATCGGCTTATTAAATTTACCTACTGTAGTTATGGATGCTGTAAATACTGAAGAAATTAGCATGGGACATGCACGTGCATTAAGTAAGCTTAATAATTTGAACTTTTGTCTAGAATTATTTGCGCGTATTAAACAAGAACATTTAACTGTTAGAGATACAGAAAGTATTATTAGAAAATATAAAACCAATGATGAAGATATTATTTCTGAGGAGACACTCAATAAAGCGAAACGGTTTATAAGTTCACGATTTAATGATATAAAAGTATCAGTGAAGCACAATAAAATTACTATGAGATACAAAACAGAAAAGCAATTACAAAAAATAATAAATTCATTTAAGGATGAGTGA
- a CDS encoding ParA family protein: MGKILSISNQKGGVGKTTTSVNLASSLSYLGKRVLLVDVDHQANATTYLGINRANLDYTVADIFLENANINDIIQKVDSVEVDIIPARYELGNISQFLLSHDNKDYILSNALESVRDNYDYIIIDCPPSLGVVTINALVASDSVLIPVQCEFLALDGLTQLLNTIRVIQKKQKFNQRSLTIEGVLLTMLDTRSNIGYEVINEVRTYFKEKVFKTIIPRNVKCSVAPSHGLPVTEFSPNSKGSLSYKNLAKEMVSISER, translated from the coding sequence ATGGGAAAAATTTTATCAATTAGTAACCAAAAAGGCGGCGTTGGAAAAACCACAACCAGCGTTAATTTAGCAAGCTCGTTATCCTATTTAGGTAAACGAGTTCTTTTAGTAGATGTTGATCACCAAGCAAATGCAACCACTTACCTGGGTATTAACCGCGCTAATCTAGATTATACTGTCGCAGATATATTTTTGGAAAATGCAAATATTAATGACATCATACAAAAAGTTGATAGTGTTGAAGTAGATATTATTCCAGCACGTTATGAGTTAGGTAATATTAGTCAATTTCTGCTTTCACATGATAATAAGGACTACATCTTATCAAATGCATTAGAGTCAGTGAGAGACAATTATGACTATATCATTATAGATTGTCCCCCATCCTTAGGTGTGGTTACGATTAATGCTTTAGTTGCATCAGATAGTGTTTTAATTCCTGTGCAATGTGAATTTTTAGCACTAGATGGATTAACACAGTTATTGAATACCATTCGAGTAATACAAAAGAAACAGAAGTTTAATCAACGGTCACTCACTATTGAAGGGGTATTACTCACTATGTTAGATACACGGAGTAACATCGGGTATGAAGTTATTAATGAAGTGAGGACATATTTTAAAGAAAAAGTCTTTAAAACGATCATACCAAGAAATGTAAAATGCTCAGTTGCACCATCTCATGGATTGCCAGTTACCGAGTTTTCTCCCAACTCTAAAGGATCATTAAGCTATAAAAATCTCGCGAAAGAAATGGTTTCCATAAGTGAAAGATAA